The window GCTAAGGCTAAATATGTGTTGTGACCGATAGTGAACTAGTACCGTGAGGGAAAGGTGAAAGAGTACCCCGGAAGGGGAATGAAAAGTACCTGAAATTAAACGCTAACAAGCAGTGGGAGCTCGGATTTATCCGGGTGACCGCGTGCCTATTGAAGAATGAACCGGTGAGTTTACATTTTCGTGCACGTTTAAGTCAGTAATTCTGACGGAGGCAAAGGGAAACCAAGTCTTAATAGGGCGATTTATTGCACATGATGTATGACCCGAAACCGCGTGAGCTAACCATGACCAGGGTGAAGCTTGCTTAACGGCAAGTGGAGGCCCGAACCCGTGTCAGCTGCAAGTGGCTGGGATGAGTTGTGGCTAGGGGTGATATGCCAATCGAACGCGGAGATAGCTGGTTCTCCCCGAAATATATCTAGGTATAGCCCATATTAACTACGTACTGGGGGTAGAGCACTGAATGGATCGTTGCGCACTTGTGTGTAGCATTCAATCAAACTCCGAATACCGGTACGACTACGTATGGAGTCAGTCCGTGAGGGCTAAGCCTTACTGGGCTAAAGGGAAACATCCCAGATCCAAAGCTAAGGTCCCTAAGTGTATCTTAAGTGTTAAAGGTAGTATTTACGTTTAGACAGCAAGGAAGTTGGCTCAGAGGCAGCCATCTTTTAAAGAAAGCGTAATAGCTCACTTGTCGATTCCGCCTTCGGGCGGAGGGCGTAGATGCGCCGAAAATGTACCGGGGCTAAAGATATCACCGAAGCTTGGAATTATGCCGCAAGGCATAGTGGTAGGGGAGCGTTCGCATTGCCGTGAAGTTTGCGCGTAAGCGTGAGTGGAGCGATGCGAAGTGAGAATGCCGGTATGAGTAGCGAAATCCCTGTGAGAATCAGGGACGCCGGATGTCCAAGGTTTCCTACGCAACGTTCGTCGACGTAGGGTTAGTCGGTCCTAAGGCGAGGCCAGAAGGCGTAGTCGATGGACAAGCCGTTAATATTCGGCTACTTTGGCAAAATCGTTATGAGTAAAGGGAAGACGGAGAATGAATCTTTCTGGGTCGAAATGATACGGCCTCCAAAAAGCAAGGAAGTGAAAGGTGAAAAATCTACTTTCGCGTTTATTCGAGCTTTGATGGCAAGTCGGCGCAAGCTGACAAGAGAAATCGTTTAATCTTCCAAGAAATAATCTCGTTACCAGATTTTGTCAAATCCGTACCGCAAACCGACACAGGTGGACTGGTAGAGTATACCAAGGCGAGCGAGAGAACCATCCTTAAGGAACTCGGCAATACAACTGGACGTACCTTTGGTAGATGTCCCCCCGCCCTGCGTAAGCAGTGGCGGGCGCAGTTAACGACGCTAAGCGACTGTTTAACAAAAACACAGGTCCCTGCAAAATCGAAAGATGATGTATAGGGGCTGACGCCTGCCCAGTGCCTGTAGGTCAAGCATTTGGAGTGATCTCTCCTTCGGGAGGGTGAGCCCCGGATGTAAGCCCGGGTAAACGGCAGCAGTAACTATAACTGTTCTAAGGTAGCGAAATTCCTTGTCGGGTAAGTTCCGACCCGCACGAAAGGCTGAACGACTTAGCGACTGTCTCAAGGATGGACTCGGCGAAATTGCAATGGCTGTGAAGATGCGGCCAACTTGCACCAGGACAAAAAGACCCCGTGGAGCTTTACTGCAACTTGATATTGTTTCATTTTTTGAGACTGTATAGGATAGGTGGGAGACTTCGGTCGACAGTGTAATACCACTCTTCTTAATGAATGAAACTCACTATTTGTCCTAACAAAATACGGGAGATAGGACAGTGTCTGGTGGGCAGTTTGACTGGGGCGGTCGCCTCCAAAAAGGTAACGGAGGCGTACAAAGGTCGACTCAAGTCCTACAGAAACGGACTTTTAGAGTGCAAAGGCATAAGTCGGCTTGACTGCGAGTGGTACATCACGAGCAGGTGCGAAAGCAGGTCTTAGTGATCCTTGCGTGGCTTATGGGAGCGCGCAAGCTTAACGGATAAAAGCTACCCCGGGGATAACAGGCTAATCTTTTCCAAGAGTTCATATCGACGAAAAGGTTTGGCACCTCGATGTCGGCTCACCGTATCCTCCTGCTGAAGTAGGCGGGAAGGGTTGGGCTGTTCGCCCATTAAAACGGTACGCGAGCTGGGTTCAGAACGGCGTGAGCCAGTTCGGCCTCTATCCGGTGCAAGCGTTAGATATTTGAGAGGGGTCACCTCTAGTAAGAAATTGCTACTTCCGGCAGGAATGTCGGATGACAATTCGGCTTATAACGGTGAAATCCTATTTGACTACGGGTTATGTTCGGTCCATAATTAACCCGATTAAAATGTCAAAGGATAATACCGTGGGAAGACTCTCTAAAATAGATCCAACTTCTCTTTCTTAATATTGCTGGTTTTCTAGATGGGGACGGAAGTATTATGCTTCAACTTCATCGGAGGAAGTCTGGCAAAGAAGTTTATCGAGTAAAAGCAGTAATCTGTTTTTACCAAGACAATCGATATAGAAAAGAGATTGAATGGATTAAAGAGGTTTTAGGTTGTGGTTATGTTTACACCAGGAATGACCATATATGCGAATTGCGTATAGAAGGTTTTTCGAAGGTGCTTGAAACATTAACAAACTTAAATCCATATTTGCGATTCAAAAAAAGACAAGCAGATTTAATGCTTGAAGTTATTCCGAAACTGCAGCAAAAATTGATTTTAAAGACAAATATTGATGTATGGATTAAGGAAATGCAAAGTTTGAACTATTTTTCATCGCAGAGAAATATTTTAGTAGATGTCCCCGTAACGACTGATCCAATCTTACTTTATAAAAAGTGAGTAAGGTGAGACTCATTGCTACTTGCCATTTTAGGGCAAAATTCAGAGCATGGGTCAAATGCCGACACCCTAACCCTTTAAGGACGGGTGAAGATATAGTCTGATTCTCCGAGTAATCGGAGTAAACGAAATGACGAGAGGACCGAGGTGAGCGAACCTCTGGTGTGCCAGTTGTTCCATCAGGAGCACTGCTGGGTAGCTATGTTCGTAACTGAGAAGCGCTGAAAGCATCTAAGCGCCAAACAGGCCTCAAGACTAAATATCTTAGATCCCAGAAAGACTATCTGGTTGATAGGCGGCGTGTGTAAAGGCAGTAATGTTTGTCACGCGTAAGCGTGGGTTGATTGGGAAATTGGGGATGTAGGGTGGAAGGAATATTCCTTAGCCTACTGACCCAAGTACCTAATTTTCAGCTAAGCCGTACTAATAGATCATTTAAAAAATGGTCTGCGAGAACTTTGTTCTCTAAGATCATCACCTTTATCCCGTAGTGCGTCGAAACCACTACATTTCCATCCAGTTTTATCAGGGCAAAACTTCTAAGTTTCTTCTAAAACTCCAATTACTGAAAGGTAACAAGAGGCTAAAAATTGGTCTCATAATAATAGTAGGACGAAGAGTCCGTTTTTTTGTTGGGAAACCTCGGGTAAAGGAGGTGAATATTATGGTAGAAACGTTAGAATCAAAATTATCAGCTACAGAGCAAGAAGCTGGAAACTTTCTAAAAATGAGCCTATTGGGGCATCCGCAAATGGCATCTGTTGTCGGGAGGTTAAGAAGAGAAGAGCCACTTTTTGACCTTGAAATAGAGCAATCTCAGAGCGCGGGTGAAGTTTTGGATTTCTTTGCGGATCGAGTTACTGCAGTTGAAGCTGGCAAAATTGGAAATTTACTGGACGCTTGGACGCGAGAGATTCGCGAACGAGGATCGAGTAGACATCCAAGAGGAATAATAATTTTTAAAGCTTACGCAGGTTCTATATTTGGAAGCATAGAGGTTGGTTTTGACAAGTAAGCGTCCTGGGGTTTTAATTTAAACGGTAAGTTGTCAGGTTTATGTCAAGCGTACAGCTTGACTCCAGCCTTACAATTACACTAATAAGCAGAGTAGAAGTTCCAAAAGAGGAAATTTAAGAAATGGCCCGCTTTGCTTTGACAAAACTGTCATTTAGGTGTAAAATACGGCCTATAGCATATAGACCACACACAGCAACCCCAAAGGTGCGTGTGTTTTTTTTAAGGAATCAATATGGGTGAAAGATTAACTGCGTGTACTCTAAAGGATAGAAATATCGATTTTGAAAGATTAACCGACGAAGCCGTCGCTGAAATTAAGGCATTAGACGTAGCTGCGTCTTTGGCCATTCAGGTTTTTGCTGATGATATTGGTTCCCGGGAAAGTTTAAGCGGGAGCGTTGGTAATACAAGCAGCCTGGCTGAATTGGGCGGTCTTCTTTCTGAAAGATACGGCCGTCAAACAGTAGACGCGTTTAGGGAATCAATTGCAAACTCCGCGGATAGTTTGGTAGGCACTGAAGGCCATTATGCGACGCAGGTTAGGGACAGGTTAAGCCAATGGTCCGAATCCGACTTAGAAGGAAGAGCAAAGCATCCAAAGAAAAAGGATTCCAAGAAGGCTCAAAGAAAACAGGCTTCCTCTAGCGCAGTTAAGGGAAAATTTCAAAGGCATTTAGTTAATTCGAATAGGGGACGTTAATACTTGAAATTTTAGGCTTAACAAGGTAGAATCTTGCAACTGGTGTCTCGAGCGAGGTGGAACCACTCCATCCCATTCCGAACTGGATAGTGAAACGCTTCAGCGGCGACAATAGTGCCTGGGCAACTGGGTGTGAAGATAGCTCGATGCCAGTACAAAACAACTCACCCTACCGTGAGTTTTTTTGTAGGTATCTCGCTGCGGTGCTCGTCCTTCGACTTCGCTCAGGATTGCGCGCCTAAGCTCGATGTCAGTATTAAGCAGCTCATCTTTGGGTGAGCTTTTTAAATTGGAAAGACAAATTATGGAAAGACAAGTACACAAACCAGTTGATGAACCTACCACCGCTAGCTTAGGACGGCTGGATTTTAGTGACCTGACAAGCAACCGTGAAAGCGTGAGACAAACAGATCTCGAAGAGATCGAGCTTGGTAAACTATACATGCAACAATTAAGCCGATTTCCGACTTTCCCCCCTGACAGGACAAAAACTCTATTTGAGCACATGGGGAAAAACCACACTGTTGCCGATTTAAGAAAAGATTTAAGTTTGAAGGATTGGGCTAGGGAAGACGACTTGGTAAAAATTGAAAATGTGTTCGCGGGAAGTAGCACTGTGAGGGATGTTATCGCAAATTCCAATCTCGGCTTAGCTGTTTATTTTGCCAATAAATATAGAGGTTTTATCCCATATCTGGATCTTATTCAGGCTGGAAACGAGGGCTTGATGGTTGCAATCGACAGATATGACCTTGGGTGTGAGGCAAATTTCTCTACATATGCGGAGGATTGGATAAAGCAAAGGATTAGAGCGGCGATTGTTGAATCTAAACCAATAATACCTCCTATCCATGTCTATTACGGGGTTTTGAGGGCTAAAAAAATGGCAGATGAGTTTCAGTCTGCCCAGGGACGTTATCCTTCTAGAGCAGAACTTCAAGCGCACTGGTTACAGAATGGCGGCGACAGATCCACACTTAATTCTGTCTTTGAGTTGATGAGGATGAGAACCGGAGCTGTTTCTTCACTAGAGCAAACGAATGATAGGGAAGCGACTTTTGATACGCGAGAAGATTCACAAGAAGAAAACCGTTCAAAACTTCGCGATGTAAAGCGCGCGGTTGAAAGCGGGCAGTTGAGCCAAAGAGAACAAATGGTTCTTTTATTAATATACGAGCATAGCATGACACTTTCAGAAGCAGGTGAGGTTGTGAAGGTGACCAGACAAGGTGTCGGCCAGATTCGAAAAAGGGCTCTTGGTAAAATTCGAGATAATGCGGAATCCCTTTTGGTTGCCGGAGACTAGACTTTTTTTATCCAAAAAAACCTGTTATACTTCGGGGCAGCAAATTTGAAAGCATTTTTAAATTTGGAATTTTAAACTAAGGGGTGGTTATGATTGGCGAAATTAAATCAAACTTCAAGCTCATCTAAGTCTCCAGGCCATTTGTCTATGGCCGATCTTTTGGCATCTTCAACTTACATAAGTTCTGCATTGAAGAGAGGACAAGAAGTTACTGGCAAGGTAGTTCTTGCGACTCCTCAGGAAATCCTTGTCGATATCGGAGCGAAATCCGAAGGCATAATTGCGGGTAAAGAGCTCCCACTTTCTAAAGACGAAATTTCCAAAATTAGTATTGGTGACAATATAGAGGCGATGGTTCTTTACCCTGAAAACGATGCGGGGCAGGTAGTTCTGACATTAAGAAGACTTTCCGGAGAAAATAGGTGGAAAGAACTCGAAAGTAAGATGAAAGACGGGGACGAGGTGGAAGTTTCTGTTGTTGAAGCAAATCGGGGCGGAATTATTTGTGATTTTGCTGGGCTTCGAGGATTTTTGCCGGCATCGCAGCTGCTTAAAGCTCCAACTAAACTTGAAGATTTAATCGGTAAAAGCTTTTCCGTAAGAGTTCTGGAAGTCGATAGAGCTTCAAACAGGCTCATTTTCTCTCAGAAACACCCTGGAAAGAAAGATTTGGATGAGCTTCTTAAATTGCTCGCCCAGATCAAAATTAGTGATAAGTACAGTGGTGTAGTTTCGGCTATTTTGCCCTTTGGAATATTTGTAGAGATTAATCTCAAGGGTATCACAGGGAGTAAGGGTAGCACGAGTACCACGAGTTCGGAAGAAAAAGCCCGTGATACCAGTGATACTCTTGATTCTCGTGGTACTTCTAAAATTGAAGGCTTAGTTCATATTTCCGAAATTTCTTGGGAGAAGGTAGACGAAGTTGGCAGGCTGTTCAAGGTGGGTGATAAGGTCGACGTTGTTGTTATTGCCAAGGATACGACAACCGGCAGGTTAAATTTGAGCTTGAAGCAGTTACAGGAAGACCCCTTTGTTAAAGCTACAGAGAAATATTCCAAGGATCAGAAGGTTATCGGTAAGGTTTCGAGGATTACTCCATTTGGTGTGTTTGTTACTTTGGAAGAAGGCGTAGAAGGACTGATCCATATTTCCAAAATTCCGCCTAATGTTAGTTATAAAGATGGGGAGAAAGTTGAGTGTGAGATAGAATCGGTTGATATACCTTCAAGAAAGATCGCGC of the Candidatus Curtissbacteria bacterium genome contains:
- a CDS encoding sigma-70 family RNA polymerase sigma factor yields the protein MSVLSSSSLGELFKLERQIMERQVHKPVDEPTTASLGRLDFSDLTSNRESVRQTDLEEIELGKLYMQQLSRFPTFPPDRTKTLFEHMGKNHTVADLRKDLSLKDWAREDDLVKIENVFAGSSTVRDVIANSNLGLAVYFANKYRGFIPYLDLIQAGNEGLMVAIDRYDLGCEANFSTYAEDWIKQRIRAAIVESKPIIPPIHVYYGVLRAKKMADEFQSAQGRYPSRAELQAHWLQNGGDRSTLNSVFELMRMRTGAVSSLEQTNDREATFDTREDSQEENRSKLRDVKRAVESGQLSQREQMVLLLIYEHSMTLSEAGEVVKVTRQGVGQIRKRALGKIRDNAESLLVAGD
- a CDS encoding S1 RNA-binding domain-containing protein, which encodes MADLLASSTYISSALKRGQEVTGKVVLATPQEILVDIGAKSEGIIAGKELPLSKDEISKISIGDNIEAMVLYPENDAGQVVLTLRRLSGENRWKELESKMKDGDEVEVSVVEANRGGIICDFAGLRGFLPASQLLKAPTKLEDLIGKSFSVRVLEVDRASNRLIFSQKHPGKKDLDELLKLLAQIKISDKYSGVVSAILPFGIFVEINLKGITGSKGSTSTTSSEEKARDTSDTLDSRGTSKIEGLVHISEISWEKVDEVGRLFKVGDKVDVVVIAKDTTTGRLNLSLKQLQEDPFVKATEKYSKDQKVIGKVSRITPFGVFVTLEEGVEGLIHISKIPPNVSYKDGEKVECEIESVDIPSRKIALVPLVTEKPVLYR